CTGGTGTCGCGGCGCGGGCCTTCGTCGTGCTCGACCCCGGCGATCGGCGCCAGCTCCTCGGTGAAGCGCCCCTCGTCGATCGCCGTGATCGCGCGGCGGTGGCTGGCCAGCGCCCACTCCTCCATGTCGTCGCGGGAGATCTGCCACTTCTCGGCCATCAGCTCCGCGCCGCGGAACTGCGTGACCTCCTCGTCGCCGTAGCGCTCCTGCCACCCGGTCGAGCCGGAGCCCGGGCCGTAGGCCACGGGGAAACCGAGGTCCGCGGCGCCCCGCAACGCGCTGCCGATGGGGATGGCGCTCATGTTCTGCACCCCGCCGGCGATCACCAGGTCCGCGGTACCGCTGAGCACCGCCTGCGCCGCGAAGTGCACGGCCTGCTGCGACGAACCGCACTGCCGGTCCACGGTCACGCCGGGCACGTGCTCGGGGAACCCCGCCGCGAGCCACCCGGTCCGCCCGATGTTGCCGGCCTGCGCGCCGACCGCGTCCACGCACCCCCACACGACGTCGTCCACCGCGGCCGGGTCGATCCCGGTGCGCGCGACGAGGCTGCGCAGCACGTGCGCGGAGAGGTCCGCCGGGTGGATGCCGCTGAGCCCGCCCCCGCGCTTGCCGACCGGGGTCCGCACCGCGTCGATGATGTACGCCTCGGCCATGACCGTCCTCTCCGCCGCGCAGTCCAGCCCGGCAGCGCCTCGATCCGCCAACGCCCGCCCGCAGTCTAACGAAACAAGCAAGCGTTTGGTAGACATGTGGGTGCGCAGAACCGGGTGCCCCCTCCGGAGGCACGGTGCCGCAACGCCGGGGGAGATCAGACGGCTGATCTCCGCTGGGACCGCGTTGATCACGATCACGCGGGACAGGCACCCGGCGGCGAAGGCCGAGTGCGCCGCACGACGCAGGATCCGCCTGCACGACCGGCACCGACGGGCGGGGCGAGCCGGGAACACCGGCACCGGTCACGGTTTGCGGCCGACCGCTCCGGCGATGCAGTGCTGGACCGGGGAGAGCGGCGTGAGGCGCGGGCCGGTCGGCCACCAGTCCGCGCAGCGGACCAGGCCCGGCTCCACGAGCTCCAACCCGGGGAACATGCCCTCGATCTCAGCGCGGGTGCGGAACGACCCGGTGCCCATGGGGCTGTGCAGGAAGGTCTGCTCCATGCGCCGCGCCAGGTCGCTGTGCTCGTCGTCCTCGGGGTCCAGGAAGTGGCTGAGGGCGACGTAGGAGCCCGACGGCAGCGCGTCGACGTACTCGCGCATGATGTCCTGCGGCGGCCGCTCGCCGTCGTGGTGGTGCAGGGTCCCGATCTGGAACAGCGCGATCGGTTCGCTGAAGTCGAGGTGGGTGCGCACCACCTCGTCCTGCAGGACCTGCGCCGGCTCGAAGATGTCGGCCGCGCTGAAGGAGGTCTGGGGGTTCTCCTCCAGCAGGGCGCGCCCGTGCGCGAGCACCACCGGGTCGTTGTCGACGTACACCACCCGCGCCTCGGGCGCGAGCCGCTGCGCGACCTGGTGGGTGTTCTCCGCCGTCGGCAGCCCGGAACCGCAGTCCAGGAACTGGGTGATGCCGGTCTCGGCGGCGATGAACCGGGTGACCCGGATGAGGAACTGGCGGTTGTCCCAGGCGAGCTGGGCCGCCTCGGGGGCCACGTCGCGGACCCGGCGGAAGACCTCGCGGTCGACCTCGTAGTTGTCCTTGCCGCCGAGGAAGGCGTCGTAGACGCGGGCGATGCTGGCCTTGGTGGTGTCGATGTGGAGGGGGAGCTCGTCGCCGGAGGCGCTGAGGTCAGCGGTCATCGGTGTCCTCGCTGGGGCGTGCGTTCGTGGTGTGGGACTGGGAGTTGCACAGAGTACGAGCTTCGATGCGTTGAGTAAACGCCGGATGTGCTATGAACGGGGAGGGGCATCGGGGAGGTGCGGTGATGGCGCGGGACGACGCTGCCCTGGACAGCAGCCCGACAGCACGGCGCATCATCGTGGGGGCTCAGCTGCGCCGCCTGCGGGAGGCCGCGGAAGTGCCGCCCGCGGAAGCGGCCCGGGCGATCCGCGGTTCGGAATCCAAGATCAGCCGCATGGAACTGGGCCGGGTCGCGTTGAAGGAGCGCGACATCGAGGACCTGCTCACCCTCTACGGCGTGCACGACGAAGCCGAGCGCGCGCACTTCCTCCAGCTGGTCGCCGAATCCCGCCAGCCGGGCTGGTGGAACCGGTACGCGGACTCGATGCCGCAGTGGTTCCAGGACTACGTGGGCCTGGAGGGAGTCGCGTCCCGGATCCAGACCTACGAGCTGCAGTTCGTCCCGGGACTGCTGCAGATCGAGGACTACGCGCTCGCGCTGGCCAGCTCGGGACATCCCGCCCTGGCCGACGAGGACGCCCGCCGGCGGGTGGCGCTGCGGATGAAGCGGCAGAGCGTGCTGGCCCGCCCGGGCGCCCCGCGGCTGTGGGCGGTCATCGACGAGTCCGTGCTGCACCGCCCGATCGGCGGTGTCGCGGTGATGCGCGCGCAGATCGACCACCTGCTGGAGATGACCAGGCACCCCAACATCGCGCTGCAGGTGGTGCCGTTCGCGCTGAGCGGGTACGCGGCCGAGGGGTCGTTCACCGTGCTGCGCTTCGCCGAACCGGAACTGCCGGACATCGTCTACCTGGAGCACCTCAGCGGCGCGCTGTACCTGGACAAGCGGGAGGAGATCGAGCGCTACAGCCGTACACTCGATCGGCTGATGGTGGACGCGCGCACTCCGGAGCAGACCCGGCAGATGCTGCGAAAAGTCCGTGCCTCGCTGTGATTCACCGGTTCGTCTGACACGCTGAGTGATCGTCTCGTCGCGCAGCGCTGTGCTACCGTCTCGCGCAATGGCGTGTGCAATTGCATGTGCGGTCGGCCCGGGGAGGCCCGATGAACGGTAGGTTCGAAGTTCCCGTCACCGCCCTGGAAGGCGTGACCTGGCGGAAGTCCCGGCACAGCGGCAAGTGGGGCAACTGCGTCGAACTGGCGGCCCTGGACGACGGCACCATCGCGCTGCGCCAATCGCGCGAGCCGCAGGGCACCGCGCTGATCTGCACCAGAGACGAACTGGCCGCGTTCCTGCGCGGCGCCAAGGATGGTGAGTTCGATGACCTCGTCCGTTGAGGAAGACCCGTCAAGAACCGAGGAAGACCCGTCGAGCGCCCGGCTGCGCCAGCTCGTGGCCCGCGGTTTCCGCCTGATGCCCCCGGTCCGCGACGCCGACGGCGAGCTGCTGGCGCTGATCTACGTGCGTCCCCACGGCGACATCGTCGACGTCGTCGAACTGCGCGGCGAAGACGACGTCCGCGCCGCGCGCGTGCTGCAGGAGCAGAGCCCGACCACCGCGGAGGCGAAGACCGAGTGGCACGCGGTCGGGCGCGCCTGCGAGGTCCTGGACCAGGTGCTGGCGCTGCCCGACCGCCTCGTCGTCGCGCGCGCCTGACCCCGGCGGCACTCACCCGAGCCGCCGCAGCAGCTCTTCCGCCTGCTCCGCGAAGGTCTCGTCCCCGGTGCGCCGCGCCCGGTCGAGGTGTTCCCGCGCAGCGTCGAGGTCCCCGCGCTGGTAGTGGAACTCACCGACGCGGTAGGCGGCTTCGGCGATGAGCTCCGGGTCGTCGGTGTGCGCGAGGGTGTAGCCGTAGTGCTGGGCGGCTTCGGCGAGTTCCCCGCGCCAGTGGTGGAGTTCCGCCAGGTGCGCGGCGGCCAGCGCCGCCGACGGGTGCCCGAGGTCGACCAGCACCTGGAACCACGGGGCGGCCTCCTCGACGTCCCGCCGCCGCTTGGCGATCACGCCGAGGTTCATCGCCGCCTTCGCCGACAGCTCCGGGTCGTCGGACTCCCACGCGCGCAGGTTCCACGCGCGGGCTTCCTCGTCGTCGCCCTCGTGGAAGGCGATGGCCGCCAGTTCCAGCATGGCCTCGCCCGCGTAGCGGTCGTACGGGGCGGCTTCGACCAGCTGCTGGAAGGTCCGCCGCGCCTGCTCCACCTCGCCGTCCTGGTACAGCGACTGGGCCAGTGCGTAGATCGCCACCGGGGAGAACTCCTCACCGGCGCCGTCGGCCGCGTCGCGCAGCATCTCGATCGCCCCGGCCGTGTCGCCCGCGTCGCGGCGCTGGAGCCCCAGCACCGCCTTCAGCTCCGGCCCCAGCGGCTCGTCCGTGCGCTGCACGAGATCGGCGACTTCCGGGGCGTCCCAGCCGAGCAGCTCCACCAGCCGGTACTTCGCCACCGCGGCCGTGCGCTCGTCGCCGGTGGCGAGCACCCGCTCGTAGGCCTGTCGCGCGCCCGCGTCGTCGCCGCGGCGGTGCAGGGCGTCGCCCAGCGCCAGGACCGCCGCCGGTTCCGGGTCCGGCGCTCCGATCTCGACCGCGCAGCGCAGGTAGACCAGCGCCGAGTCGGTGTCCTCGGCGTCGAGGAACTCCGTGCCCGCGTCGTGGGCCCACTCGGCCACGTCGCTCTCCGGCACGACTTCGGCCAGCCGGCGCAGCGTGTCCGTCGCGGCGTGGTGGTCGCCGTTGGCGTGCTGCTGCTCCAGCACCACCCGGGCACCCTGGACCGCGTCCTCGGCCAGGCCCTCGTGCACCGCGTGGACGGCGGCGTCGACGTAGGCCGCGACCGCACCGGGCAGGTCGCCCTCCTCGTGGCGGACCATGCCGATGCCCAGCTCGCCGCGCGCCGCGATGTCCGGGTTGGCGGACCGCGCGACCCGCTCGTACTCGATCCTCGCCGCGTCGCGATCCCCCTGCGCCAGCAGCATGTTCGCCAGCCTGCTGCGCGCCGCCTCGGACTGCTCCGGCACGCCGAGCTCCGCGGCCTGGCCGAACCAGTGGACCGCGGCGTCGAGGTCCTCGGCCTGCACCGCGCGTTCGCCGAGCCAGAGCATCGCGTTGATCGCCGTTCCCGGGTCCTCCGAGGCGGAGGCACGGTGCAGCAGTTCGCCGGCTTCGGCCGCGGTCTCCCCGATCTGCGCGATGCGGCGGTGCACCACCTCGCCGAACTGCGCGGCGCTCTCGGCGGACGCCTCCGCCTGGTCCCAGACCCGGCGCGCCTCGACGGGGTCACCGGACTCGTGGTGCAGCTGCCCGAGCAGGACGCCGGCGTCCAGCGCGGGGACACCCGCCCCGGAGGTGAAGGCGTTGCGGCACGCGGACACCGCGCCTTCGACGTCGTCGAGCCGGGAGAGCAGCTGCGCGAGCAGCACCCCGGCCCGCGCGGCGTGCTCCGGGTCCGCGGCTCCGGTCGCGCGGCGGTACCAGCCCAGCGCGATCGCGTGCTCGCCCTGCTGCTCGGCGAGCTGCCCGAGCAGCAGCCGGGCCTGCGGCGCCAGGTCGGGGTGCCCGCGGTCGGCGACCACGCGGAACCACGTCCGCGCTTCGGCCGGGTCCTTCGCCGCGGCACCGAAGTCCAGCGCCAGCTGTGAGCAGGTGCGCAGGTCCTCGCCGCGGAACCCGGCCAGCAGCGCCGCCGCGCCGGGCAGGTCGGTCCACGCCGCGCACCAGAAGTCGGCCACCCGCGCCGAGCCGAACTCCTCGACCACCGCCGCGCGGGCGCCGTCGACGTCGCCCTCCGACATCAGCCGGTACGCGCGCAGTTCCGCGGTCTCGCCGCCCCGCTCCTGGTGGACGCGGAGGCTGACCTCCGGGTCGCCGAACTCCAGCGCCCGCTCGAAGGCGGCCTCGGCCCCGGCCTCGTCACCGAGGTCCCGCAGCAGGGTGCGGAGCCCCAGCGCGGCGCGGGCCTGCACCTGCGGCACCCCGGAGGCGATCGCGCGCTCGTAGGCGTCCTCGGCGAGCTCGGTCTCCCCGCGCTCGGCGAGCAGGGGAGCGCTGTGCGCGAGCGCCCAGGCGACCTCCTCCCGGTCCCCCACCGACGCAGCGCGGTCGAAGGCCTCCAGCGCGCCCTCGACGTCCGCCCGGTCCCGGCGCAGCACGCCCAGGCGCAACGCGGCCTCGCCAGCGCTGTCGGTGTCGCCCGCGGCGACCTCGGCCAGTTGCGCGTCCGCGCCGTCCAGGTCGCCTTCGTCCTGCAGCAGCCCGGCGAGGCTGCACCGGGCGACGGCTGCTTCGTGCGGTCTGTCCCCCAGCGCCGCCTGTTCCCACGCCGTGCGCGCCCGCGCTCGGTCGCCGGACTCGTGGTGCAGGGCGCCGAGGAACAGCAACGCCTCCTGCCGCCGGTCGGGGTCACCGGACCCGACGGCCAGCGTCAACGCCGCCTCGGTGAACGCGACGTCCCCCGTCGCCTGGTGCTGGTGCGCCAGGTTCAGGCAGAACTCGGTGGCGCTGCCCCGCAGTTCGGGTCGGTCGGCCAGCTCCACGAGGACGGCCCGGGCGCTGTCGAGGTCACCCCGGACCGCGTGCGCGCCGAAGGCCGCCAGCGCGGCGACCTCCGACTCCGCGCCGGCGGCCCGCTCGAAGTGCTCCAGCGCCGCGCCGGGCTGGTCGGCGAGCGCCAGCTTCTCGCCCAGCAGGTAGGACGCGCGGGGCACGAGCTCGGGGTGGCCGCTGTCGATCGCCGTCCGGTAGAGCGCCTCCAGCTCCTCGTCGTGACCGGCGATGCGGTAGAGCACCTCCAGCTTGCCGAACACCTCCGCCAGCAGCGACGGGTACCCGGCTCCCGCCGCGGTGGCGAACGCGGCGATGACGTCCTCCGGTTCGCCGTGCTCCACCAGCAGGTCGCCGAGCTGCGCCGCCGACCACGGCACCAGCAGCGGGTGCCCGCCGTCGACGACCCGCTCCAGCAGCTGCACCGCCTCGTCGGTCCGCTGCTGCCGGACCAGCCAGGTCGCCAGCCGCTGGGCGGCCTTGGTCCACACCAGCTGGTTCGGCGAGTCGACCAGCAGGTCCAGCTGTTCCACGGCGGCGGTGACGTCGGAGACCAGCAGTGCCTCCGCCCGGACCAGCTGGGCCAGGTCACGCACCTGCGGGTCGTCGCTGGCGGCGAGCTCCTCCAGCCCGGCGTCCTGGCCCTGCTCGAGGTGGAACAGCGCCTCCAGCACGGGCCGGGCGCCCGGTTCGTCGACGAGCGCGCAGCGGAAGGCGGCGTCCTGCACGAGCGCCGCCTCGTCGGAGGTCGCCGCGCGCTGGAAGGTCCGGCGGGCCTGGTCGAGGTCGCCCGCGAGGGCTTCCACCAGGCCGAGCGAGTTGGCCGCCATCGCCGACCACGTCCGCACGTCCATGTCGATGACCTGCTGGTACACCCGGCGTGCGCTGTCCAGGTCGCCCTCACCGGCCGCCTGGTGGGCGCGCAGCGCGAGCTGCCGGGCGTCGTCGGCGGCCGGGTCCGCGTCCATGACGTCCACCATGGACAGTGCGAGCTCGGCCTGGTGCGCCAGCTGCGGGTCGCCGGCCTGCGCTGCGCGGCGGAACGCCGCCACGGCCGCCTCCGCGTCGCCGCGCTCGTACTCCAGCACCCCGAGGTTGTAGGCGGCCAGCGGGGCCTTCTCCGGGTGCCCGGAGGCCACGACCCGGTGGAAGGTCTCGACCGCGCCCGCGACGTCACCGGTGTCGCGCTGCAGCTCGGCCAGCACGCCCAGCGCCTCGACGGAGAAGTGCGGGTGGCGCGTCCTGATCACCCGCTGGTAGGTCTCCCGGGCCTGGTCCACCTGCCCCAGCCGGCGCTGCTGCATGCCCAGGTGGATGAGGGCGTGCAGCCGGACGTTGGGGCGCGGGTCCTCGGCCGCCGCCCGGAACTGCTCGGCCGCTGCCGCCGCGTCGCCCAGGTCCTCCAGCACCCCGCCCAGCAGCACGTGGCCCCAGCCGAGGTGCTCGGGGTGCCGGAAGGCGATGATCCGCTCGGCCATCTGCCGCGCGATCGCCGGGTCGTCGGCGTGCAGCGCGTAGAGCTTCGCGGCGCTCAGCGACCCGTGGTGCGGGTGCCCGCTGTCCAGCAGCCGCTGCAGGATCGGTTCGGCGTCCTGGTCGCGCCCCTGCTCCAGCAGTGAGCAGGCCTGCTCGTAGGCGACCTGGAGGTACTGCTCGGTGGTGCGCTCGCCGGGCGCGGGCAGCTCCAGCTCCGAGGCGATCTCGAGCACGCCGGGGTCGTTGCTGGTCAGCGCCCGGTCCCGGGCTTCGCGGGCACCGTCGAGGTCGCCGAGCATGTGCAGCACCTGGGCCAGCAGCGCGTCGGCGCGACCGGCGGCGTCCGGGTCGGCGCCGTCGGCCGCGAAGCGCAGGACGGCTTGGGCTGCGGTCAGGTCGTCGGCGTCGAACAGCAGCAGGCCGAGGGAGATCGCGGCGAGCTGCGCGTAGATCGGGTGCCCGGAGTCGATGGCCCGCTGGTGCATCGCGCGGGCCTGCGCGCGGTCGCCGCGCTGCTCGAGCAGCCCGCCCAGCAGGTAGGCGGCGTGCGCGGCGGTGTCGAAGTCCCCGTCGTCCAGCACGGGGCGCAGCTCCCGCTCCGCGGCGGCGAGGTCACCGTTGCTCCACAGCTGCCGAGCCATGGTGACCCGCTGTTCCCACAGTGACACGCCCGCGCCTCCGATCAGGTGATCATCGTCGGCGCGAGGATATCGGTCGGCGGCTTCCCGGGTCCGGACCTTCCCCCGCTTCGCCAGGACCGGGTGACCTGCGGGTCCCGCCGCCCGCCCGGCGGGCGGGACACCCGTGTCCACACAGGACGGACGACGCGCCTGCGCACGGAGGAGCGGGCCGCCCGCTCTCGCGGACGGCCCGCTCTCGTCCAGACGGCGCGGAGGCCGTGGTCAGCGCGCCAGCTTCTCCAGCCGGGCCATGCCTTCCTGGAACTGGTTCAGGTCGGTGTAGCCGCTGATGCCGTCAACGCTGCCCTTGTCGGTGTACTGCCAGAAGTGCCAGTTGCTGAAGCCGCTGGGCACGGTCGGGCTGTCCACGCCGTAGGAGGCCAGCCACAGCGGGTGCCCGTCGAAGCTGTCGGTGCTCCCCATGCACTGCCGCCAGAACGACGGGTTGGCGTAGATGATCGGTTCCTTGCCGGTGCGCTCCTTGACCTTGTCGTTGAAGGTCTGGGTCCACTGGCGCATCTCGTCGACCGACATCCCGTAGCAGCCGCCCGAGTTCGGGTCGACCTCCAGGTCCAGCACCGGCGGCAGGGTCTTGCCGTCGGACTGGTAGTCGGCGACGTCGAGGAACCGGTCGGCCTGCGCCTCCGCGGACGACTCGTCCGGCCGCGCGAAGTGGTAGGCACCGGCGATCAGCCCGGCGTCCTTGGCACCGTGGTACTGCTCGCTGTACCGGGGGTTGCTGAAGTCGGTCCCGTCGGTGGCCAGCACGAAGGTGAACTTCTTGCCGTCCGCGGCGACCTCGTTCCAGTCGATGGACCCGTTGTGGTTGGACACGTCGATGCCCTCGACCGGCGGGCCGAGCGGGGCCTCCGGCTCGGGTGCCGGCTCAGCCGCCTTGGCCTCCGCCTGCTGCGGGGTCGGCTGCTGCTGCAGGGTGGCGTGCTGCTGCAGCACCTCCTGCTGCTGGGGGGCCTGCTGCATCGGGGCGGCCACCGCAGCCTTGTCGACCTCGGGGGTGGACGGGCCGCCGGCGGCGGTGCCGACCACCAAGCCCACCACGCCGACGGCGGCGACGGCGGCACCGGCCTGCACCGACCGGTTCCGGGACGCCCGTGCGAGGGGTTCGGGGAGCTTGTCCTGTACCGCGGTCACGTGCGGCGCGACCCTCTCCCGGAAGCGCCGCAGCAGTCGCTGCGCGGTACCAGCCTTGTCGTTGGTTTCGGGGGACATCTGTTGGTCGGGCTTCTCGGGGTTCACGTGTCCCCACACTCCAGCACGGAGCGTGTACCTGCATCGCGGTTTGTACGTGCCCAGATACCTAGATTACCCCTTCTGGGGTACAGCGGGCCGCCCAATCCGTCACGGTTCGTGACGAAGACGGGTTCACCTTCCGCGTTCGTCGTGGTCCAGGTCACAGCACCTGCGGCGCGAGCACTGGGCCGGTGGGGCCGGCTCGCGCGCGCGGGGCCGGCGTCCGGACGGGCATCGTAGTGACCACCAACGACACGCCCGCGCCCACCTCTCCGGGTGTCGCGCCCCGGCCGGTCAGACGACCGCAGCGTCCGCGCGCGAGCACGCGCCGTGGGCGGGGTGGGGCGCCCGGTGCTTCGCGACCGCAGACGGTCCCGGACCGGGCACGCAGCGCACCGCGCGGACCGGCCTCCCTCCTCCCCCAGCCGCACCGCGGCGGGCGGACCTGGGGCGATGCCGGGGGCGCGGACGTGACGTGCGGCATCCCGACACGCCGACGTGAGCGGCGACGTAGCCTGCGGTCGCCGTCCGGCAGAATGTCCGGTCGGATCTGGCGAAGATCGCAGAGAAGGCGGAATCAGCATCGTGACGACTGTTCATCAGAAGATCGCCGAGGAGCTCGGCGTCCGCGAGCGCCAGGTGCAGTCCGCCGTCGAGCTGCTCGACGGTGGGGCGACCGTGCCGTTCATCGCCCGCTACCGGAAGGAAGCGACCGGCGCCCTCGACGACGCCCAGCTGCGCACGCTCGAGGAGCGCCTGCGCTACCTGCGCGAACTCGAGGAGCGGCGCGCCACGGTGCTGGAGTCCATCCGCTCCCAGGGCAAGCTGACCGACGAGCTGGAAGCGCAGATCAACGCGGCCGACTCCAAGGCCCGCCTGGAGGACATCTACCTCCCCTACAAGCCCAAGCGCCGCACCAAGGCGCAGATCGCCATCGAGGCCGGCCTGGAACCGCTGGCCGACAAGCTGCTCGGCGACCCCAGCCTCGACCCGCACGAGACGGCGGCCGGGTTCGTCGACGCCGACAAGGGCGTGCCTGACGCGCAGGCCGCGCTGGACGGCGCGCGGTCGATCCTGGTGGAGCGGTTCTCCGAGGACGCCGACCTGATCGGCGAGCTGCGCGAGAAGGTCTGGACGCGCGGTCGGCTGGTCTCCAAGGTCCGCGAGGGCAAGGAGGACGAGGGCGCGAAGTTCGCCGACTACTTCGACTTCTCCGAGGCGTTCACCGACCTGCCCTCGCACCGCGTGCTGGCACTGTTCCGCGGCGAGAACGAGGAGGTGCTGGAGCTGGCCCTGGAGCCCGACGACGGCTCCGAGCAGGTCGGCCCCACCGACTACGAGCTGCGCATCGCCCAGCGGTTCGGCATCGCCGACCAGGGCCGCCCGGCGGACACCTGGCTGTCGAACGTGGTGCGCTGGGCGTGGCGGACCCGCATCCTGACCCGGCTGAGCGTGGACCTGCGCCTGCGGCTGCGGCAGAACGCCGAGGACGAGGCGGTCCGGGTGTTCGCGGCCAACCTGCGCGACCTGCTGCTGGCCGCGCCGGCGGGGTCGCGCGCCACGATGGGCCTGGACCCGGGCTACCGGACCGGTGTCAAGGTCGCGGTGGTGGACGGCACCGGCAAGGTGGTGGCCACCGACACCATCTACCCGCACCAGCCGCAGCGCCAGTGGGACCAGGCACTGGCCAAGCTCGCGACGCTGGCCGAGCAGCACGGCGTCGAGCTGATCGCGATCGGCAACGGCACGGCCTCCCGCGAGACCGACAAGCTGGCCGGTGAGCTGATCAGCAAGCACCCCGAGCTCAAGCTCACCAAGATCTCGGTGTCCGAGGCGGGCGCGTCGGTGTACTCGGCCTCCAGCTACGCCTCCCGTGAGCTGCCGGACCTGGACGTCTCGCTGCGCGGTGCGGTGTCGATCGCCCGCCGCCTGCAGGACCCGCTGGCGGAGCTGGTCAAGATCGACCCGAAGTCGATCGGTGTCGGCCAGTACCAGCACGACGTGTCCGAGACGAAGCTGTCGCGCTCGCTGGACGCGGTGGTCGAGGACTGCGTGAACGCGGTCGGCGTGGACGTCAACACGGCGTCGGCCCCGCTGCTGACCCGCGTGTCCGGCATCAGCGAGACGCTGGCGGCCAACATCGTCCAGCACCGCGACACCCACGGCCCGTTCCGCACCCGGCAAGCCCTCAAGGACGTGGCGCGGCTGGGTCCGAAGGCGTTCGAGCAGTGCGCGGGCTTCCTGCGCATCCAGGACGGCGACGACCCGCTGGACGCCTCGGCGGTGCACCCGGAGGCCTACCCGGTGGTGCACCGGATCCTGGACCGCACCGGCACCGGGATCCGCGAGCTGATCGGCAACACGCGGGTGCTGAGGTCGCTGAAGCCCCAGGACTTCGTGGACGACACGTTCGGCCTGCCGACGGTCACCGACATCCTCGCCGAGCTCGACAAGCCGGGCCGCGACCCCCGCCCGGAGTTCAAGACGGCGTCCTTCGCCGAGGGCGTGGAGACCCTCGCGGACCTCAAGCCCGGCATGACCCTGGAGGGCGTGGTCACCAACGTCGCCGCCTTCGGCGCCTTCGTCGACGTGGGCGTTCACCAGGACGGCCTGGTCCACGTCTCGGCGATGTCGAAGAACTTCGTCAACGACCCCCGCGACGTGGTCAAGTCCGGCGACATCGTCCGCGTCAAGGTCCTCGACGTCGACATCCCCCGCAAGCGCATCTCCCTGACGCTCCGCCTCGACGACGAACCCGGTGCCGGCGGCAAGCCCGACCGCGAAGCGGGCCGAGGCGGCGGCCGGGGCCAGGGCGGCCGCGGTGGCGGCGGCCGGAACGGCGGCCGCGGCGGCAAGGGCCGCGGCGGCCAGCGCGGCGGCGCCCCCACCGGCGCCATGGCCGAAGCCCTCCGCAGGGCCGGCTTCGGGAACTGACAACCGCGAAGGGCGCCTTGACGGCAGCACCGTCAAGGCGCCCTTCGCTCGCACCTCGATCTGGTCAGCCCTTCTCGTGGCTTCATGCGGCTCCA
This region of Saccharopolyspora hordei genomic DNA includes:
- a CDS encoding lysozyme, with translation MNPEKPDQQMSPETNDKAGTAQRLLRRFRERVAPHVTAVQDKLPEPLARASRNRSVQAGAAVAAVGVVGLVVGTAAGGPSTPEVDKAAVAAPMQQAPQQQEVLQQHATLQQQPTPQQAEAKAAEPAPEPEAPLGPPVEGIDVSNHNGSIDWNEVAADGKKFTFVLATDGTDFSNPRYSEQYHGAKDAGLIAGAYHFARPDESSAEAQADRFLDVADYQSDGKTLPPVLDLEVDPNSGGCYGMSVDEMRQWTQTFNDKVKERTGKEPIIYANPSFWRQCMGSTDSFDGHPLWLASYGVDSPTVPSGFSNWHFWQYTDKGSVDGISGYTDLNQFQEGMARLEKLAR
- a CDS encoding tetratricopeptide repeat protein, which produces MSLWEQRVTMARQLWSNGDLAAAERELRPVLDDGDFDTAAHAAYLLGGLLEQRGDRAQARAMHQRAIDSGHPIYAQLAAISLGLLLFDADDLTAAQAVLRFAADGADPDAAGRADALLAQVLHMLGDLDGAREARDRALTSNDPGVLEIASELELPAPGERTTEQYLQVAYEQACSLLEQGRDQDAEPILQRLLDSGHPHHGSLSAAKLYALHADDPAIARQMAERIIAFRHPEHLGWGHVLLGGVLEDLGDAAAAAEQFRAAAEDPRPNVRLHALIHLGMQQRRLGQVDQARETYQRVIRTRHPHFSVEALGVLAELQRDTGDVAGAVETFHRVVASGHPEKAPLAAYNLGVLEYERGDAEAAVAAFRRAAQAGDPQLAHQAELALSMVDVMDADPAADDARQLALRAHQAAGEGDLDSARRVYQQVIDMDVRTWSAMAANSLGLVEALAGDLDQARRTFQRAATSDEAALVQDAAFRCALVDEPGARPVLEALFHLEQGQDAGLEELAASDDPQVRDLAQLVRAEALLVSDVTAAVEQLDLLVDSPNQLVWTKAAQRLATWLVRQQRTDEAVQLLERVVDGGHPLLVPWSAAQLGDLLVEHGEPEDVIAAFATAAGAGYPSLLAEVFGKLEVLYRIAGHDEELEALYRTAIDSGHPELVPRASYLLGEKLALADQPGAALEHFERAAGAESEVAALAAFGAHAVRGDLDSARAVLVELADRPELRGSATEFCLNLAHQHQATGDVAFTEAALTLAVGSGDPDRRQEALLFLGALHHESGDRARARTAWEQAALGDRPHEAAVARCSLAGLLQDEGDLDGADAQLAEVAAGDTDSAGEAALRLGVLRRDRADVEGALEAFDRAASVGDREEVAWALAHSAPLLAERGETELAEDAYERAIASGVPQVQARAALGLRTLLRDLGDEAGAEAAFERALEFGDPEVSLRVHQERGGETAELRAYRLMSEGDVDGARAAVVEEFGSARVADFWCAAWTDLPGAAALLAGFRGEDLRTCSQLALDFGAAAKDPAEARTWFRVVADRGHPDLAPQARLLLGQLAEQQGEHAIALGWYRRATGAADPEHAARAGVLLAQLLSRLDDVEGAVSACRNAFTSGAGVPALDAGVLLGQLHHESGDPVEARRVWDQAEASAESAAQFGEVVHRRIAQIGETAAEAGELLHRASASEDPGTAINAMLWLGERAVQAEDLDAAVHWFGQAAELGVPEQSEAARSRLANMLLAQGDRDAARIEYERVARSANPDIAARGELGIGMVRHEEGDLPGAVAAYVDAAVHAVHEGLAEDAVQGARVVLEQQHANGDHHAATDTLRRLAEVVPESDVAEWAHDAGTEFLDAEDTDSALVYLRCAVEIGAPDPEPAAVLALGDALHRRGDDAGARQAYERVLATGDERTAAVAKYRLVELLGWDAPEVADLVQRTDEPLGPELKAVLGLQRRDAGDTAGAIEMLRDAADGAGEEFSPVAIYALAQSLYQDGEVEQARRTFQQLVEAAPYDRYAGEAMLELAAIAFHEGDDEEARAWNLRAWESDDPELSAKAAMNLGVIAKRRRDVEEAAPWFQVLVDLGHPSAALAAAHLAELHHWRGELAEAAQHYGYTLAHTDDPELIAEAAYRVGEFHYQRGDLDAAREHLDRARRTGDETFAEQAEELLRRLG
- a CDS encoding SAM-dependent methyltransferase; the protein is MTADLSASGDELPLHIDTTKASIARVYDAFLGGKDNYEVDREVFRRVRDVAPEAAQLAWDNRQFLIRVTRFIAAETGITQFLDCGSGLPTAENTHQVAQRLAPEARVVYVDNDPVVLAHGRALLEENPQTSFSAADIFEPAQVLQDEVVRTHLDFSEPIALFQIGTLHHHDGERPPQDIMREYVDALPSGSYVALSHFLDPEDDEHSDLARRMEQTFLHSPMGTGSFRTRAEIEGMFPGLELVEPGLVRCADWWPTGPRLTPLSPVQHCIAGAVGRKP
- a CDS encoding helix-turn-helix domain-containing protein — protein: MARDDAALDSSPTARRIIVGAQLRRLREAAEVPPAEAARAIRGSESKISRMELGRVALKERDIEDLLTLYGVHDEAERAHFLQLVAESRQPGWWNRYADSMPQWFQDYVGLEGVASRIQTYELQFVPGLLQIEDYALALASSGHPALADEDARRRVALRMKRQSVLARPGAPRLWAVIDESVLHRPIGGVAVMRAQIDHLLEMTRHPNIALQVVPFALSGYAAEGSFTVLRFAEPELPDIVYLEHLSGALYLDKREEIERYSRTLDRLMVDARTPEQTRQMLRKVRASL
- a CDS encoding acetyl-CoA C-acetyltransferase, which codes for MAEAYIIDAVRTPVGKRGGGLSGIHPADLSAHVLRSLVARTGIDPAAVDDVVWGCVDAVGAQAGNIGRTGWLAAGFPEHVPGVTVDRQCGSSQQAVHFAAQAVLSGTADLVIAGGVQNMSAIPIGSALRGAADLGFPVAYGPGSGSTGWQERYGDEEVTQFRGAELMAEKWQISRDDMEEWALASHRRAITAIDEGRFTEELAPIAGVEHDEGPRRDTSKEKLEGLKLLREGGRITAGVSSQISDGSAALLVASERAVAEHGLRPRARVHHMSVRGDDPVFMLSAPIPATKHALAKTGLSTSDIDVVEINEAFASVVLAWLKEIDVDPAKVNPNGGAIALGHPLGATGAKLMTTLLSELERTGGRYGLQTMCEGGGTANVTIIERL
- a CDS encoding DUF397 domain-containing protein; translated protein: MNGRFEVPVTALEGVTWRKSRHSGKWGNCVELAALDDGTIALRQSREPQGTALICTRDELAAFLRGAKDGEFDDLVR